From Nicotiana tabacum cultivar K326 chromosome 15, ASM71507v2, whole genome shotgun sequence, the proteins below share one genomic window:
- the LOC107823396 gene encoding soluble inorganic pyrophosphatase PPA1 isoform X1, with amino-acid sequence MYSLPRTEKMSNENCDEASSQKRAPRLNERILSSLSRRSVAAHPWHDLEIGPEAPSVFNAVIEITKGSKVKYELDKKTGLIKVDRVLYSSVVYPQNYGFIPRTLCEDNDPMDVLVLMQEPVLPGCFLRARAIGLMPMIDQGEKDDKIIAVCADDPEYRHYTNINQLPPHRLAEIRRFFEDYKKNENKEVAVDEFLPPSTAVDAIQYSMDLYAEYILHTLRK; translated from the exons ATGTACA GTTTACCAAGAACTGAAAAAATGAGCAATGAAAACTGTGATGAGGCATCTTCACAAAAGCGTGCCCCTCGTTTGAATGAGAGGATCCTGTCATCTTTGTCCAGGAGGTCTGTTGCTGCCCATCCTTGGCATGACCTCGAGATAG GACCTGAAGCTCCAAGCGTTTTCAATGCT GTCATCGAGATAACAAAGGGAAGTAAAGTCAAATACGAGCTGGACAAGAAAACTGGTCTCATTAAG GTTGATCGTGTCCTATATTCTTCAGTGGTTTACCCTCAGAACTATGGCTTCATTCCTCGAACACTCTGTGAAGATAACGACCCAATGGATGTATTAGTCCTCATGCAG GAACCTGTCCTCCCAGGTTGTTTCCTTCGAGCTAGGGCAATTGGTCTGATGCCTATGATTGATCAG GGAGAGAAAGATGATAAGATCATAGCAGTGTGTGCTGATGATCCAGAATATCGCCACTACACTAACATAAACCAGCTTCCCCCTCATCGCCTGGCTGAAATTCGCCGCTTCTTTGAAGATT ACAAGAAGAATGAAAACAAAGAGGTTGCTGTTGACGAGTTTCTGCCTCCTAGTACTGCTGTCGACGCCATTCAGTACTCCAT GGACCTGTATGCTGAATACATATTACACACCTTGAGGAAGTAA
- the LOC107823396 gene encoding soluble inorganic pyrophosphatase PPA1 isoform X2 has product MSNENCDEASSQKRAPRLNERILSSLSRRSVAAHPWHDLEIGPEAPSVFNAVIEITKGSKVKYELDKKTGLIKVDRVLYSSVVYPQNYGFIPRTLCEDNDPMDVLVLMQEPVLPGCFLRARAIGLMPMIDQGEKDDKIIAVCADDPEYRHYTNINQLPPHRLAEIRRFFEDYKKNENKEVAVDEFLPPSTAVDAIQYSMDLYAEYILHTLRK; this is encoded by the exons ATGAGCAATGAAAACTGTGATGAGGCATCTTCACAAAAGCGTGCCCCTCGTTTGAATGAGAGGATCCTGTCATCTTTGTCCAGGAGGTCTGTTGCTGCCCATCCTTGGCATGACCTCGAGATAG GACCTGAAGCTCCAAGCGTTTTCAATGCT GTCATCGAGATAACAAAGGGAAGTAAAGTCAAATACGAGCTGGACAAGAAAACTGGTCTCATTAAG GTTGATCGTGTCCTATATTCTTCAGTGGTTTACCCTCAGAACTATGGCTTCATTCCTCGAACACTCTGTGAAGATAACGACCCAATGGATGTATTAGTCCTCATGCAG GAACCTGTCCTCCCAGGTTGTTTCCTTCGAGCTAGGGCAATTGGTCTGATGCCTATGATTGATCAG GGAGAGAAAGATGATAAGATCATAGCAGTGTGTGCTGATGATCCAGAATATCGCCACTACACTAACATAAACCAGCTTCCCCCTCATCGCCTGGCTGAAATTCGCCGCTTCTTTGAAGATT ACAAGAAGAATGAAAACAAAGAGGTTGCTGTTGACGAGTTTCTGCCTCCTAGTACTGCTGTCGACGCCATTCAGTACTCCAT GGACCTGTATGCTGAATACATATTACACACCTTGAGGAAGTAA
- the LOC107823389 gene encoding mitochondrial import inner membrane translocase subunit Tim13: protein MDSFSAPSIGSSSNSDLMDQLKTQLAQAYAEQFLETVREKCFDKCITKPGSSMSGSEGSCISRCVDRYIEATGIISKALFSQR, encoded by the exons ATGGATTCTTTTTCGGCACCGTCCATTGGATCTTCGTCAAACAGTGATTTGATGGACCAGCTTAAAACTCAGCTTGCCCAGGCCTACGCTGAGCAATTTCTCGAG ACAGTAAGGGAGAAATGCTTTGACAAGTGTATTACAAAACCAGGGAGTAGTATGAGTGGCAGTGAGGGTAGTTGTATCTCCAGGTGTGTTGATCGATATATTGAGGCCACTGGCATAATTAGCAAAGCGCTCTTTAGTCAACGATGA